The genomic segment GTTTGCCGCGCAGTTGGGTGAGCGGGCCACCTGGCAGCAGTCGGATCATGCCGAACGTGAGCGTCACGACCAGCCACAGTGTGAAGATCGCTCGTCCCGTCCGTTTCAAATAATAGTTGACCATATTTTTGATGTAGTAGGCTTCCTAGTATTATAATAGTATGTACCAGTGTGTTACTTGCCCGAATAGTTCATCTTACCCATCCGTGGGAGCCAGCTCTCGGGCCATCGGACTTTGGACGCATCCGAGCCCTCTTCGGGGATATCCCACACGTCCCCGGTGAGGAACGACTGGGTCTGTTTCTCCGCGATGGGGAGCATCGGAAGGTCCTGGTTCGTCACCCACGCCTGTTCGACGGCGATCGTTTTGACCTTCGAATCCGAGGTCGCGTGTGACATCTCCTTCAGGCGTTCCGACGGATTGACCGTCAACTCGCCCGATCCGCTCCGCTTCGGCACCGTCACCGTCCCGTGTTTTCCGCCGCGGTCCTGATTCGCCGGTGGGTAGTTGTACGTGAACCCGCGGTAGTTCTCCAGCATCATCTGGCGCAACGAGAAGTACGGGAACGTCGCTTGGCCACCACCGGGAAGCCAACTGCCGGAGGCGAGGACGAAGTTGCCGTTCGGCCACACCTGGCCTTGGAGATTGCCGAAGCTCCGACCGTCCATGCTCGACTTGAACCCGAAGCTCTTGAGCTGGTCGACGACGGTCTGGGTCGCCGTCACCCAGTCCGACCAACCGGACGGCACCTGAACGGGGAGGTTGACGATGTCTCCGTCGCTGTCGTGCCACTTGCCACCCTGTTTCTCGTAGCCCGCGTCCTTCAGGACTTTCGCAGCCTTGTCGGTCTTCGATTCGGCCTTCCCGTAATCCGTAAAGTCGCTCCGCGCGTCGCCGATCCACTTATCGACCGCAGTCGAGGCGATTCCGGCGGAGAGTTCGGCAGGCTTCTTCGAGGCGGGTCCGGCGTTCTTCACGATAGCGTCGCGGTCGAGGACGTACGCGATGGCCTGCCGAACCGCCCGGTCGCCCGCGTGTTTATGATCGAACTGCGGCACGAGTCCGTAGCCGACGCCGGATGGGAACTTTATCTGTTGCCAGCTTTTCGGCAACTGTTGGAGGATGTGCGGTGGCGTGAACGCGGTCGCAACCGAATCGATCCGGTTGGATATCATCGCGTTGTACACCGACTGGTTCCCGTCCATGTACAGGTACGAGTACGTCTTGAAATTGATCTTGTCCGAATCGGGATGGTCGTCGCGGCGCTCCGTCACCACCTGCTGTTGACTGGTGCTCTTGAACGCGAACGGTCCGCTCGCGACGGGGTCCCGCCACGCGAAGTTCTGGAGTTTGTGCAGTCCCTGTTTCTCGTCCTTCTCGATTTCGTCCAGATACTTCCCGAAGACGCTCTTTTTCTGCTGAACGAAGTTGTTGCTGAGCACCTGGAACTTGACGATGGTCTGGTTGACCGGTTGCGAGAAATGCATGACGACGGTTGAGTCGTCCTTCGCCTCGATGGACTTCGTGTAGTCGCTGTATCCCGAACCGGTCTTCATCCCGAGTTTGAGTTGGGTGACGATGTCGTCGGCGGTCACGTCGTCACCGTCCGCCCACGTCAGACCCTTTCGGAGTTTCATCGTGAACGATTTGTCGCCGAACGACCAGTCGGAAATCGCGTACGGGACGAATTCGTTCTTCCCGAGGTTGTACTGTGCGAAGCGGTCGAACAGGAGGTTCTGTGACGCCTGTGCGTAACTCGACGGGTTCGACGGGTTCCACTGGATGTTCGTCGGCACCTGGTTCACGCGGCTGATGTGCTGGACGTCGTGGATGTTGCTTCCGTCGCCGTCTCCCCCTCCGCTCCCGTCGCCGTTATCACCGTCGTTCGACCCGTTACCACTGCATCCTGCCAATGCGGCCGCACCGGCCGTTCCTGCCACCGTAAGAACGTGCCGACGGCTACATACGTCACTATAGCTCATAGAGCGGTCTCTCATGGTCCAATAAAACCAGCACAGTGATTATAGATAAATGTTTCCACACCATCAACCATTATTCTCTTTTCATTGTGGAGAGACGAACTGAAACAGCATGACGACCTCATTTGCTTCCCATCGGAACTGTTTGCAAACTTTCTTGCCCCGAAGGGGCAATACGGTGGTATGAACAGCTACGATCGGTTCTGGGAACTCGTGTACGGCGCACGAAGATATCTGCAGTTGGTCCTCTTTTTCCTGCTGTTCCTGCTCGTGCTCTCGGGAGTCGCCCTCGTGTTCGGACAGTCGGAGGCGGCGTCGGCCACGATGCTCCTCTTAGATATCATCCTCGTCCTCGCCCTCGGTGCCGTCACCCTCGTCATGCACTGGTACAGCACCAAACGCCACATCCAGAATCGACAGTGAGCGGATTTCGGGGGCGCTTTTCACTGCTCTTCGTTTTCACTTCCCTTTGTAGTTCATCTTGCCACGACGCGGAAGCCACGTGTGCGTCCACCGCACCTTGGAGACGGTCGCTCCCTCCTTCGGAACGTCCCACTGGTCGTCGGTGAGGAACACCTGCGTCTGTTTCTCCGCGACGGGGAGTATCGGGAGGTCCTGGTTCGTCACCCACGCCTGCTCGGTTGCGATCGTTTTGACCTTCGAATCCGAGGTCGCGTGTGACATCTCCTTCAGGCGTTCCGAGGGGTTGACCGTCAACTCACCCGACCCACTCCGCTTCGGCACCGTCACCGTACCGCGCTTCCCGCCACGGTCGGGGTTCGCTGGCGGGTAGTTGTACGTGAATCCGCGGTAGTTCTCCAACAACATCTGGCGCAGCGAGAAGTACGGGAACGTCGCCTGTACGCCGCCCGGAAGCCAACCGCCGGAGGCGAGGACGAAGTTGCCGTTCGGCCACACCTGGCCTTGGAGATTGCCGAAGCTCCGACCGTCCACGTTCGATTTGAACCCGAAGCTCTTGAGTTGATCCACGACGGTCTGGGTCGCCGTCACCCAGTCCGACCACTCCGACGGGACTTGTACGGGGAGGTTGACGACGTCACCGTCGCTGTCGTGCCACGTGCCACCCTGTTTCTCGTAGCCCGCGTCCTTCAGGACTTTCGTAGCTTGTCAGTCTTCGATTCGGATTTTCCGTAATCCGTGAAGTCGCTCCGCGCGTCACCCAACCACTTGTCCAGCGTGTCGGACGCGAGTCCGGCGGAGAGTTCCGCTGGCTTCTTCGAGGCGGGTCCGGCGTTCTTCACGATGGCGTCGCGGTCGAGGACGTAGGCGATGGCCTGTCGAACCGCCCGGTCGCCCGCGTGTTTATGATCGAACTGCGGCACGAGTCCGTAACCGACGCCGGACGAGAACTCCACCTGTTGCCAGGTATCCGGCAACTGGTCGACGATGCGTTTGGGCGCGAATACGGCACACGCGTCTATCTGGTTCGACGTCATCTGCTGGTGGACGGCCTCGTTGCCGCCGCCGATGTACCGGAAGACGTACTTCTCGAAGTTGATCTCGTCGGAATCGGGGTGGCCGTCACGGCGCTCCGTGACCAACTGCTGTTGACTGGTGCTCTTGAACGCGAACGGTCCGCTCGCGATCGGCTCTTTCCACGCGAAGTTCTGAAGCTTCCGCAGACCGTTCTTCTCGTTCTTCTCGATTTCGTCCAGATACTTCCCGAAGACGCTCTTTTTCTGCTGGACGAGGTTGTTGGCGAGGACGTGAATCTTGACGATCGTCCGATTGACCGGTTGCGAGAAATGCATGACGACGGTCGAGTCGTCCTTCGCCTCGATGGACTTCGTATAATCGCTGTAGCCGGTTCCGGTGTGCATTCCGAGTTTCAGTTGGGTGGCGATGTCGTCGGTGGTCACGTCGTCACCGTCCGCCCACGTCAAGCCGTCCCGGAGTTTCATCGTGAACGATTTGTCGTCGAACGACCAGTCCGTGATCGCGTACGGGATGAACTTCCCTTCCCCGTGGTTGTACTGTGCGAAGCGGTCGAACAGGAGGTATTGGGACCACTGTGCGACGCTCGATGGATTGGACGGGTTCCATTGGACGTTCGTCGGAACCTGATTGATGCGACTGACGAGTTGAACGTCGTAAATCCCGTCGCCGTTTCCGCTGCCGTTTCCATCGCCGGACCCGTTTCCGTCGCCGTTCGAGTTGCCGTTACACCCGGCGAGGGAAGCGACGCCGACGGTTCCCGCCATCGTGAGAACGCGCCGACGGCTAACTACGTTACCGTACCTCGTTGATTCGTCTCTCATAGCGCATTCGATTCAAAATAGGGAAAGTAGATAAATATTCGCACGGCACTGGCCGGAACCCCCATTCCGAGATTCATTCCGCCGATGACTCGTCGGCCAGCCAGTCTACCGTCGCGTAAGCGATGGACCGAATATCCTCGTCGAGCGGCGCGTCGCCGTCGGCGAACTCCCGAAGCGGATCGACGGCTGACGGATCGCCGATGTGACCGAGCGCGGAGACGGCGTGAACTTGCACGGCTCTATCCGGCGTCGCCAGTCGATCACACAGCGGCGCAACCGCGTCGGCCACGGCGTCCGGATGCTCCTCGCTGATGAAGCTGATCGCGCCGACGCTCGCCGACAGCACCGCCCCGGAACCGTCGCGGACGAGCGAACACAACCGTGATGCGTGCGGAAGGACGGCCGCGGCGTCGATGCTCGCCACCTCGTAGACGACGTTCGCCACGACGGTTCGCGCGGTGGTCTGTCGTTCCATCTCCTCCCTCGAAACGCTGGCGAGGTGTTCCCGTGCCTGCGTGTTAGGGGCAGCGGTGGCATCCTCGACCGGGTCCGTCGGCTCCGTCGCCATCACCGCCACGAGTTCGTCGGCGTACGGGACGAACCATTCGGCGTGACCGACCGCCAACACGCGAACGACGTCCGCCGCCAGCGCCGGGATCAACGGGGTTTCGTGGGTCAGCAGGGAGAGGAGGTCGGGAATCGCGTCCCGAACAGCCGAGGGGGTGTCGTCCGCGACGGCAGCGAGGATCAACAGCGACTCCCTGAGCACGACGATCCGCTCGTCGTCGAGAACCGTCACGAGCGTCGGAATCAGCGGTTCGACGGTTTCGAGGTCGTCCGCGGCGAGCGCCGAGACTATTTGCGCCGTGTGGGTCCGCACGAGGTTCTCCTCGCTTCGGAGTCCCTCCCGAAGGGTGTCGATTTCCACGTCGTCGGCCGAGACCGTTTCCGGGTCGAGTTCCATCAGTTGGTCGTGATCGCCCGTCATTCGACCGAATACAACGAACCTCGGGTGAAATACGTGACGGTCGCTCGACT from the Haladaptatus sp. R4 genome contains:
- a CDS encoding ABC transporter substrate-binding protein — translated: MAGTAGAAALAGCSGNGSNDGDNGDGSGGGDGDGSNIHDVQHISRVNQVPTNIQWNPSNPSSYAQASQNLLFDRFAQYNLGKNEFVPYAISDWSFGDKSFTMKLRKGLTWADGDDVTADDIVTQLKLGMKTGSGYSDYTKSIEAKDDSTVVMHFSQPVNQTIVKFQVLSNNFVQQKKSVFGKYLDEIEKDEKQGLHKLQNFAWRDPVASGPFAFKSTSQQQVVTERRDDHPDSDKINFKTYSYLYMDGNQSVYNAMISNRIDSVATAFTPPHILQQLPKSWQQIKFPSGVGYGLVPQFDHKHAGDRAVRQAIAYVLDRDAIVKNAGPASKKPAELSAGIASTAVDKWIGDARSDFTDYGKAESKTDKAAKVLKDAGYEKQGGKWHDSDGDIVNLPVQVPSGWSDWVTATQTVVDQLKSFGFKSSMDGRSFGNLQGQVWPNGNFVLASGSWLPGGGQATFPYFSLRQMMLENYRGFTYNYPPANQDRGGKHGTVTVPKRSGSGELTVNPSERLKEMSHATSDSKVKTIAVEQAWVTNQDLPMLPIAEKQTQSFLTGDVWDIPEEGSDASKVRWPESWLPRMGKMNYSGK
- a CDS encoding ABC transporter substrate-binding protein, which gives rise to MRDESTRYGNVVSRRRVLTMAGTVGVASLAGCNGNSNGDGNGSGDGNGSGNGDGIYDVQLVSRINQVPTNVQWNPSNPSSVAQWSQYLLFDRFAQYNHGEGKFIPYAITDWSFDDKSFTMKLRDGLTWADGDDVTTDDIATQLKLGMHTGTGYSDYTKSIEAKDDSTVVMHFSQPVNRTIVKIHVLANNLVQQKKSVFGKYLDEIEKNEKNGLRKLQNFAWKEPIASGPFAFKSTSQQQLVTERRDGHPDSDEINFEKYVFRYIGGGNEAVHQQMTSNQIDACAVFAPKRIVDQLPDTWQQVEFSSGVGYGLVPQFDHKHAGDRAVRQAIAYVLDRDAIVKNAGPASKKPAELSAGLASDTLDKWLGDARSDFTDYGKSESKTDKLRKS
- a CDS encoding HEAT repeat domain-containing protein, with the protein product MTGDHDQLMELDPETVSADDVEIDTLREGLRSEENLVRTHTAQIVSALAADDLETVEPLIPTLVTVLDDERIVVLRESLLILAAVADDTPSAVRDAIPDLLSLLTHETPLIPALAADVVRVLAVGHAEWFVPYADELVAVMATEPTDPVEDATAAPNTQAREHLASVSREEMERQTTARTVVANVVYEVASIDAAAVLPHASRLCSLVRDGSGAVLSASVGAISFISEEHPDAVADAVAPLCDRLATPDRAVQVHAVSALGHIGDPSAVDPLREFADGDAPLDEDIRSIAYATVDWLADESSAE